A DNA window from Setaria viridis chromosome 2, Setaria_viridis_v4.0, whole genome shotgun sequence contains the following coding sequences:
- the LOC140221877 gene encoding uncharacterized protein — protein sequence MYLYFVACEITYFAVKSSDIGKCTEICYKDPVLEDRQWSAYIDRSPGQDGYSLECFNACVSGCGFRFEVPTEKVEEIKPNRPSKPSPPPEVKQTMSPPDSTVGSRVDMQMFPV from the exons AtgtatttgtattttgtagCATGTGAGATAACTTACTTCGCTGTAAAATCCTCAGACATAGGAAAATGTACTGAAATCTGCTACAAGGATCCAGTGTTGGAAGATCGGCAGTGGAGTGCTTACATTGATCGATCTCCAGGGCAGGATGGTTACTCTTTG GAGTGCTTCAATGCTTGTGTGTCTGGCTGTGGATTCAGG TTTGAGGTCCCAACAGAGAAGGTTGAAGAGATCAAGCCCAACAGGCCATCCAAGCCGTCGCCACCTCCTGAAGTGAAGCAAACTATGAGTCCACCAGATTCCACTGTGGGGAGCCGTGTAGACATGCAAATGTTCCCTGTTTGA